The genomic DNA TTTGCGACACTTAGACATTTCCTAAATGCACAGGTTGACGAATTTGATAATAACGAGTAAAATAGAGTGGACATCAAAGTGGGTTTCTTTTAAAACAAGGGAACTCACTTTTTGAGATTATTGGTTTAAAAATGCGCTGTATTTGGGCGCAAAGGTAAAAGATAGAATTTTATTTGCAGCAATGCAATAATAACGGCTCGTTTTCGCACATAATAGGCGAACCGCTGAGATTGGTGGTGTGCAGCTAGAGTGATCGACACAGAAATTGTACGGTCGGCAAAAGAAGGGAACCAAGAAAGTTTTGCCCAGGTGTATGACATGATTGCACCTGAGCTTTATAAAGTTGCGCTTTACACCCTCGGTAATGAGCAGGATGCCGAGGATGCCGTAAGCGAAACCTTTGTGGAAGCCTATAAGGGTATCAAAAACCTCCGAGATGAGGGCAGCTTCAAACGCTGGATGATGACCATTCTTTCAGTGAGGTGCAAACGCCACATTGCTGGCTACATAAAGGAACGTAAAAATATCGACATTGACGATCTTCTTGAAGAACCTAGCGTGCCGGACGGCGTTTCGCCATCCGACAAAATATCAGTCTGGGATGCGGTCGGCACACTTGCTGAAGAAGAAAGACAGATTATTATGTTAGCGACCGTTCAGGGCTACACGACCCGCGAGGTATCGGAGATGTTAGAACTACCTCATGGCACTGTCAGCAGCAAGCTGCACCGGACATTAAGAAAGCTGCGGAGAATTTTAGAATAACCCAAAGCTATGACAAAAGGGGGGACTGCCGTATATGAGCGACCACGAACAGGACAGAATGACAGAAGATATGCAAGATGAACAGCAATGGCTCAGAACGCTTTTACTGCGTGACAGCGAGCGGTTCCAACTGCCCGACTCCTTAAAATCTGAGAATCTTCTGCACAAGCTGGAAACGCTGGAGGCACCAGCGGACGAAGACACCAAGGTGCTTGAAATTAAACCGAAAAAACGTAGCAAAACCATCTATTTTAGATATTTGTCCTATGCGGCCTGTTTAGCAATCGTTGTCTTCGGGTGGTTTAATGCTCGGCAGAGCAACACGATGTCGGCTGCGCCACAAGATTTTGCATCCAAAGCCGCGCCAGCCGAAATTGACGACGCAACGATGTCGGGGCCGGCTATGATGGCTGCTGAATCGTCGATGGTAGAGCCGGAGGTCGAACAGCCAGTGGCTGAAAGCTA from Oscillospiraceae bacterium MB24-C1 includes the following:
- a CDS encoding RNA polymerase sigma factor, translated to MIDTEIVRSAKEGNQESFAQVYDMIAPELYKVALYTLGNEQDAEDAVSETFVEAYKGIKNLRDEGSFKRWMMTILSVRCKRHIAGYIKERKNIDIDDLLEEPSVPDGVSPSDKISVWDAVGTLAEEERQIIMLATVQGYTTREVSEMLELPHGTVSSKLHRTLRKLRRILE